In bacterium, the genomic window CGTCAACCAGGCGCGCGAGTTCGCCAAGGCGGCGCCGGTCACGGGGCTCGTCCTGACCAAGCTCGACGGCACCGCGAAGGGGGGCGCGGCGGTCGCGATCGGCCGCGAGCTCGGCCTGCCGGTGCGCTACATCGGCGTCGGCGAAGGGGTGGACGACCTGCTGCCGTTCGACGCCGGACAGTTCGTGGACAGCATCCTCGCGCCGGCCGGGAACGGGAATGCGTGACGGAGACGAACGGCTGCTCGGGCGGGCGATCGAGCTCGCGGCGCGCGCCGGACGCGGCGCGGCGCCGAACCCGCGCGTCGGCGCGGTCGTCGTCGGCGCCGGCGGCGCGATCGTCGGCGAGGGCTGGCATCGCCGCGCGGGGGAGGCGCACGCGGAGACGCAGGCGCTCGCCGCGGCCGGCGAGGCGGCGCGCGGCGCGACGCTCTATCTCTCGCTCGAGCCGTGCGTGCACACCGGCCGCACGCCTCCCTGCGCGCGGGCGATCATCGCCGCGCAGGTGCGGCGGGTCGTCGTGGCGATGATCGATCCCGACGAGCGGGTCGCCGGGCGCGGCGTCGAGGAACTGCGCGCCGCGGGGATCGAGGTCGAGCTCGCCGGCGCGGAGACGGAGCGGGCGGCGGAGCGGCTCAACGAAGACTATCTGCTTCACCGCCGCCGCGGCCGCGCCTTCGCCGCGCTCAAGGTCGCGGCGACGCTCGACGGCCGCATCGCCGACGCGTCGGGCGCCTCGCAGTGGATCACCGGCGCCGAGGCGCGCCGCCGCGCCAAGGAGCTGCGCGGCCTCTACGGCGCGGTCGTCGTCGGAGCCGGCACGCTGCTGGCCGACGACCCCGGTCTGCTGCCGCCCGACGGCCCCGCCGGCGCGCCGCCGTTCCTGCGCTGCATCGTGGACGGCGCCCTGCGCGCCCGTCCCGAGGCGCGGCTCTTCCGCGTCGCCGCCGAGGCGGGGATCGACTCGCCGATCGTGATCTACTGCCGCCCGGACGCCGATCCGGCGCGGCGCGCGGCGCTGGAGCGGGAGGGGGCGGAGGTCGTGCCGCTCGGCGAGGCCGGCGCGCCGATCCCCCCGGCCGAGATCCTGCGGGACCTCGCGCGCCGCGGCGTGCTCGGGGCCTACGTCGAGGGGGGCGGGCGGACGCTCGGCGCCTTCCTCGCCGCCGGCTGCGCCGACAAGTTCTACTGGTTCTCCGCGCCGCGGCTGCTCGGCGACGCCGGCGGCGCGGCCGCGCTCGACGCCGGACCGCGGCCGCTGGCCGCGGCGTTCGACTGGCGGGTCGAGGTGGAGGAGCGGTTGGGAGAGGATAGACTCTTCGTCCTCTATCCCCGCGCCTCGGGGGCGGAACGCGTATAGGACGGCGTTCCCCGGGCGGGGGGCGCGACGGGAGGCGCTCGATGTTCACCGGTCTGGCGGCCGCGGTCGGCGAGCTGGGAGCGGTCCGCGCCAAGGGCGGCGGGCTGACGGTGACCGTCAAGCACGCGCTTCCCGACGGACCGATCGAGCCGGGCGAGAGCGTCGC contains:
- the ribD gene encoding bifunctional diaminohydroxyphosphoribosylaminopyrimidine deaminase/5-amino-6-(5-phosphoribosylamino)uracil reductase RibD; this encodes MRDGDERLLGRAIELAARAGRGAAPNPRVGAVVVGAGGAIVGEGWHRRAGEAHAETQALAAAGEAARGATLYLSLEPCVHTGRTPPCARAIIAAQVRRVVVAMIDPDERVAGRGVEELRAAGIEVELAGAETERAAERLNEDYLLHRRRGRAFAALKVAATLDGRIADASGASQWITGAEARRRAKELRGLYGAVVVGAGTLLADDPGLLPPDGPAGAPPFLRCIVDGALRARPEARLFRVAAEAGIDSPIVIYCRPDADPARRAALEREGAEVVPLGEAGAPIPPAEILRDLARRGVLGAYVEGGGRTLGAFLAAGCADKFYWFSAPRLLGDAGGAAALDAGPRPLAAAFDWRVEVEERLGEDRLFVLYPRASGAERV